In the genome of Rhodamnia argentea isolate NSW1041297 chromosome 3, ASM2092103v1, whole genome shotgun sequence, one region contains:
- the LOC115733881 gene encoding disease resistance protein RUN1-like, giving the protein MDTGKSSEAGRSGAGGASSSTDYEVFLSFRGPDTRQGFTNCLYHAMRDQNIRVFLDEEELDVGKAIADELPEAIEKSKIYVPIFSKDYASSVWCLRELADMVERRESKPSEKEIMPIFYDVEPNDVKLRSQLYVGALKNHEKKFDSQMIQKWADALKSAAQIRGWELKSQGHGEFIKSVIREISMKLKIKDKYVAQHLVGMDDRVETVVKLLEMDSGGMRFLLIHGMGGIGKTTLAKVVFNKLNSLFSHCCFLGNVRESSSLSFGLVNLQKQLLSNVLGSAFQDYTNDVDDGINVIARRLSNKKVFIVLDDVDDEEQLEKLAIKHVSFGSGSRVILTTRNRSIIEADQTLEYEVKQLDSIQSLELFSRHAFGRDSPPDDYVGLSRRVVSMTGGLPLALEVIGSLLRRQSKASWKGVLECLSKIPPEKVRDKLKISYNALGPEQQQIFLDIACLFVDEDKTNAFYMWKDCEFFPNYSISALACRSLIKITDDNKFWMHDLLKDLGRQIVCGDKRPVDPSEQSRLWVPEMADEIIRTEERKKAIEAVCLDGGTYTGKEFSRLPNIRFLKLNRGDLDGDFESQLKKLRYMSWHFCGRELLAINFHPRNLVVLDLSYNSIVTEDWAGWSQIKVAKKLKVLDLTCCDRMVRTPDFSHYLSLERLILKECTSLIEVDGSLEKLKCLIYFNAHGCPQLRELPEGIGGLEKLEYLDLGYCRKLRKLPESFARVASLVELDLTCTAITRLPDSIGNQKRLSVLKLEGVKIDELPDSIGNLRKLKFLFLSSTNIKELPVSIGNLESLLELDVSETKIEQLPESIGGLSRLKVIKISSSPMRELPQSIVALKELEELHAENCLFLEWEIPEGIWKLSLLRSNYFLA; this is encoded by the exons ATGGACACGGGAAAGAGCTCGGAGGCCGGAAGGAGTGGCGCCGGCGGTGCGTCGTCGTCCACTGACTACGaggtcttcttgagtttcagagggcCGGACACTCGCCAAGGATTCACGAATTGCCTTTACCACGCTATGCGAGACCAGAACATCCGTGTTTTCTTGGACGAGGAAGAGCTAGACGTCGGTAAAGCAATAGCCGACGAGCTACCGGAGGCCATCGAAAAGTCGAAGATCTACGTACCCATCTTCTCTAAAGATTATGCTTCGAGCGTGTGGTGCCTGCGCGAGCTCGCGGACATGGTGGAGCGCAGGGAATCCAAACCATCCGAGAAGGAGATTATGCCAATCTTCTACGACGTGGAACCCAACGATGTTAAGCTCAGGTCTCAACTATATGTCGGCGCTCTGAAGAATCATGAGAAGAAGTTTGACAGCCAGATGATCCAAAAGTGGGCGGATGCCCTCAAAAGTGCAGCCCAAATCAGAGGATGGGAGCTGAAAAGCCAAGG GCACGGGGAATTCATTAAATCGGTGATACGAGAGATTTCGATGAAGCTgaagataaaagataaatacGTCGCCCAGCATTTAGTCGGCATGGACGATCGAGTGGAAACCGTTGTGAAGTTGTTGGAAATGGACTCTGGGGGCATGCGCTTTTTACTAATCCATGGAATGGGGGGAATCGGTAAAACGACTCTCGCTAAGGTTGTGTTCAACAAGCTCAATTCCCTCTTCAGTCATTGCTGCTTCCTGGGAAATGTCCGAGAATCGTCGTCGCTCAGCTTTGGCCTCGTAAATTTACAGAAACAACTATTGTCTAATGTGTTGGGTTCGGCCTTTCAAGACTACACAAATGATGTCGACGATGGGATCAACGTGATTGCACGACGACTTTCtaacaagaaagtcttcatcgtTCTCGACGATgtggatgatgaagagcaaCTTGAGAAACTAGCCATCAAGCATGTTTCGTTTGGCTCGGGAAGCAGAGTTATTTTGACTACTAGGAACAGAAGCATCATAGAAGCCGACCAAACTCTGGAGTACGAAGTGAAGCAGTTGGATTCCATTCAATCACTCGAGCTTTTCAGTAGACATGCTTTTGGAAGGGATTCTCCTCCAGATGATTACGTTGGTCTTTCGAGACGAGTAGTTTCTATGACTGGAGGACTTCCCTTAGCTCTCGAAGTCATAGGCTCATTACTTCGTCGACAAAGCAAAGCCTCGTGGAAAGGTGTGTTGGAATGTCTGAGCAAAATACCTCCTGAAAAGGTCCGGGACAAGCTGAAGATCAGCTACAATGCCCTGGGTCCCGAGCAACAACAGATCTTTCTCGATATCGCCTGTTTGTTTGTAGACGAAGACAAGACGAATGCATTttacatgtggaaagattgtgagtTCTTCCCGAACTATTCGATTTCAGCCCTTGCCTGCAGGTCCTTGATAAAGATAACTGATGACAACAAATTCTGGATGCACGACCTACTAAAAGATCTCGGTAGGCAAATCGTATGTGGAGACAAGAGGCCGGTGGATCCAAGCGAGCAGAGCAGGTTGTGGGTTCCTGAGATGGCCGATGAGATCATAAGAACCGAAGAG AGAAAGAAGGCCATTGAAGCAGTCTGCTTAGATGGAGGAACCTATACGGGCAAAGAGTTTTCAAGGCTTCCAAACATAAGGTTCCTCAAATTAAATCGGGGAGATTTAGATGGAGACTTTGAGAGTCAGCTTAAAAAGTTGAGATACATGTCCTGGCATTTTTGTGGTCGAGAGCTGTTGGCCATCAATTTCCATCCAAGAAATCTTGTAGTTCTCGACCTGTCTTATAACTCCATCGTCACAGAGGACTGGGCTGGATGGAGTCAAATCAAG GTTGCCAAGAAGCTTAAGGTTCTGGATCTCACATGTTGCGACCGCATGGTCAGGACTCCAGACTTCTCTCATTATTTGAGTTTAGAGAGATTGATCCTTAAAGAATGCACAAGTCTGATTGAAGTTGATGGTTCCCTCGAAAAGCTTAAGTGCCTGATTTACTTCAATGCGCATGGGTGTCCTCAGCTTAGGGAGTTGCCAGAAGGAATCGGAGGGTTGGAGAAGCTCGAGTACTTGGATTTAGGCTATTGCAGAAAATTGAGGAAGCTGCCTGAATCATTCGCAAGAGTGGCATCACTGGTAGAGTTGGATCTCACATGTACGGCTATCACTAGATTACCCGACTCCATTGGTAACCAAAAGCGCTTGTCGGTACTTAAACTGGAAGGTGTAAAAATCGATGAACTTCCCGATTCTATCGGCAATCTACGGAAACTGAAGTTTCTCTTTCTATCGAGTACTAACATAAAGGAGCTTCCTGTCTCGATTGGAAACTTGGAATCGCTACTCGAGTTGGATGTTTCGGAAACAAAAATTGAGCAGTTACCCGAATCTATTGGAGGCCTGAGTAGATTGAAAGTCATCAAAATTTCGAGTTCTCCTATGAGGGAGCTACCTCAGAGCATTGTTGCCCTTAAAGA